CGGCGCGTTCTGTCTGACCCACGACGAACCGCGGACCTTCTCGGCGGACGAACTCGCGGACCTGCGGCTGTTCGCCGACGAAGCGATGGAACAGCTCGAACTCCGCCGACAGCTGAACGACTGCGAGTCCGGGCGGGCCGAAGGGGAGCGAGCCGACGGCGGTGGTCCGGAATGAGTCTCGGCGAGCAGGTCTACTCGTTCGAGGGGTTGCCCATCGGCGACATCGAGCCCGGGACGAACCTCCTCGTCACGGGGCCGGCGCTGGGCGGGATCCGCGAACTCACGATGCGGCTGCTGCTGCGTCGGCACTCCCGGGAGGGCGCGCTGTTCATCGCCGGCGACGTGGACGGCCGTCAGACGCTCCGGGACTACGAGGCGGTCGGCGGCGACCTCGATTTCGCCCGGGTCGGCGTGGTCGACTGCACCGAGAACGGCGCCGACGACGACGAGTGCAACGTCCACGCGGTCGGCAGCCCCGCCGACCTGACCGGCGCGGGCATCGAGTTCTCCTCACTGTACGAGCGGATCCACGCCAACGGCGCCGGCCACGTCCGGACCGGCGTCTACACGCTCTCGCCGTTTCTCGTCTACGCGCCGTCGAAGTCGGTGTTCCGCTTCGTCCACACGCTCACGGGTCGCATCCGCACGGCCGACGGACTCGGCGTCTGTGCCGTCGACCCGAGCGCTGTCGACGACAGGACCGTCTCGTCGATCGCCCAGGCGTTCGACGGCAAGGTCGAACTCCGCGAGGCCGACGGCCAGCGGGCGATCCGGGTGCGCGGGCTCGCGGACCAGCCCGAGGAGTGGCAGCCGGTCGACCTCGACGCCGCCTGACCGCGGCGAGTCAAAACCGTTTTCTCCCGGCGTGTCCGCCGTTCACGTGATGACCGCCTACACCGCGACGGTCGAGGTCCGCCTGAAACACGGCGTCCTCGACCCGGAGGCCGAGACGACCGGGCGCGCGCTCGAACGGCTCGGGTTCGAACTCGAGGACCTGCGGGCCGCCGACCTCTT
Above is a genomic segment from Halosimplex halophilum containing:
- a CDS encoding DUF7504 family protein, translating into MSLGEQVYSFEGLPIGDIEPGTNLLVTGPALGGIRELTMRLLLRRHSREGALFIAGDVDGRQTLRDYEAVGGDLDFARVGVVDCTENGADDDECNVHAVGSPADLTGAGIEFSSLYERIHANGAGHVRTGVYTLSPFLVYAPSKSVFRFVHTLTGRIRTADGLGVCAVDPSAVDDRTVSSIAQAFDGKVELREADGQRAIRVRGLADQPEEWQPVDLDAA
- the purS gene encoding phosphoribosylformylglycinamidine synthase subunit PurS, with translation MTAYTATVEVRLKHGVLDPEAETTGRALERLGFELEDLRAADLFEVDLEAESVDDAAERAGEMAERLLANPTIHDYEVTVEER